The DNA window GGAGACTACCACCAGTTCGCCTTCGGCTCCAATCCCGATCACGACGGCAACGTCTGGGTTGCGCTCTGCGAGCTCGGAGGAAAATCCAAGTGGCGCGGTTGGGCCGTCATGGTGAAACCCGACGGAACCACACTCCCGATGGCTTCGGGCTTGCGATCCCCGGGAGGGCTCGGATTCAACGCCAAGGGCGACGCATTCTGCACCGACAATCAGGGAACATGGAACGGCTCGTCCTCCCTGCGGCACCTGAAACCGGGATCCTTTCAAGGCATGCCGAGCAGTCTCCATCACTACGACCGGATCCCCGGCCTCGATGCACCCCCGACCCCGGTCAATGAAAGCCGGATCACTGACGAGTTGAAGCGCAGTCCGACACTGGTTCCCCCTGCCGTCATCCTGCCGCACGGCAGGATGGGTGCATCACCGACCGCGATCGTCCTCGACGACAGCGGCGGAAAGTTCGGACCCTTCGCCGACTCGCTGTTCATCGGCGAACAGAGCCACTCCCAGATCCAGCGGGTTTTCACCGAGCAGGTCGACGGGGTTTACCAAGGAGCCGCGTGGCACTTTCTGAAGGACTTCCAGTGCGGAATCGTGCCGGGCAAAATGGCAGCCGACGGGACCATGTTCGTGGGTGGGACCAATCGCGGTTGGGGCTCGCGCGGCACCCGCGGCTTCAGTCTCGAACGGATCCGATGGACAGGTCGGACTCCCTTTGAGGCGACCCGAATGAAGGCCCTCCACAATGGCTTCGAGTTGAAATTCACCGAGGCTCTCGACCCGGAAACCGCGACCGACCTGTCGAGCTACAAGATGGAATCGTGGACCTACATCTACCAGTCTAGCTACGGCAGCCCCGAGGTCGACAAGACCGTCCCGGAAGTCGTCCGGGCCATCGTCTCGGACCACGGCAAGACTCTGACATTGGAAGTCCGCGGACTGGTTCAAGGGCACGTGCATCTGCTCGATTGCGCCGGGCTTCGTTCTGCCGAAGGTCGCAGCCTCTGGCACCCCGCCGCCTACTACACGCTCAACCGCATTCCGGAGCCGCCCGCTCCCAGCGTGATGAGCCCGCCCCGGCCTCCGAACAACTGGCCAAAACTCCCGTGGCCGGAGAAACGCGAACTCCTGACCGGCATCTTTGCGCCGACCCCGGCGGACAAGCAGCGGATCGAGGAAGCGGTACCGCGAAAGGCAACCGTCACGACGGACGAACCCGCCGAGGCCCTCCTCTTCTGGCGCTGTCAGTATCCCCACGTCAGCATCGCCACGGGCAACCATGCCCTCGAACGGATGGCGGACTCTACCGGTGCCTACCGTGTCACGCTCAGCGACGACCCGGCCGACTTCACTCCGGAGAACCTCTCCAAATTCGACGTTGTCATTTTCAACAATACCACCAGTTACGACGTCACGCTCGGCGAGCAAGGTCGGGCAGCATTGCTCGACTACCTCAAGCGCGGCGGAGGAGTCGTCGGCATCCACGCCGCGTCGGACAGCTGCCGCGAATGGAAGGAAGGAATCGGCGTCATGGGCGGCGTGTTCAAGTGTCACCCTTGGTCACCGAAGGGAACGTGGGCGTTCAAACTCGACGAACCCGGACACCCGATCAACAGCGCCTTCGGCGGCTTGGGCTTCCGGCACCGCGACGAAATCTACTACTACCAGCCTGGTAGTTTCTCGGAATCGCGCTCCAGCACGCTCGTCAGCCTCGACATGCGGGAACCGGAGAACAGCACATCGCCCGACCTCTATCCGAACGTCCGCCAGTTCGCGACAACCGACGGGCACCACCCGGTCTCGTGGATCCATCAACTCGGCAAGGGCCGGATCTTCTACACCAACTTCGGCCACAACGCCTCGACCTTCTGGGACGGACGCATCCTCAAACATCTCCTCGACGGCATCCAGTTTGCCGCCGGTGATCTGGCCGCCGAATCGGCACCCTCGGGAGAGGCCGCAAACGCGACACCGCACCGCTGATCCCGATCAGACAGCCGCCACGTTAGCCATCTCCCGATGTCTCTTGGAGCTAGAGGGCAACAAGGGTAGGGAACGACGGTCCTACCCTCGCAGCCATTAGGGATCGATGTTGTGCCGCACGATCACAACCCAGTCCTTTTCCGCTGAACCCGGTGGCTTGCCCAGCAACTGCGCTCCCGGGCCACTGACGCTTTCAACCGAGCCTTTCTTCAGACCACCTCCGTGCCGCGGATCAAACCAGCGGACATCGAGTCGGTCGTCGGAGTCCGTCAGATCGAGGCTGGGTTCGCTTGATCCGTCGCGAAGGAGAATCAGATACACCTCGCCGCGTTTCGCGAGGCAGTAGCCGTCCGCTCCAGCAAGCAAACCGTCCTCGTTCGTCATTTCCGTCAATGGCACGTCTATCATGCGGAAGAAGTCTCGGGCGTGCCGGCACTGGTCCCACATGCGGTCCCGACTCCGGAAATCCTGACAGGTCAGATCGGAATGCGGGTGCTTGTAGCCGAAGTACCACTCGACTCCCCATCCGCCCGCCAGGAGATTCCCCCATAGCGCACCCTGCCGCGCATTGTCGTGGTCCGGATCCTCCGCATCGGGCAGCAAGGAATGCTCGGCGTCGCCCGGTTCATCACAGGCCACCATCCACTGCTTTCCTTTTCGCGCGCTACTTCGCAAGATATTGAGCGTCGCTTTGTGAACCTGGGAAAAGTCAGGCTTCGATGTCTGAAGCGACGCCCCGCAGTACGGAGAATTGTCGCCATAAACGTCGTCGAACCATTGCCCGTTGTGGATCACGATCGGATGATCATAGGGATCGATGCGCTGGATGAATCGCCCCATCTCCAGCCTCTGCCCGGTCGTCTGGGCCAGCTTCCGGTGAGCCGGATTCTTCCACTTCCCGTTTTCCTCACCCATGTTCCAGTTGAGGGCGGGATGATGCGAAAAGCGGGCCACCAGTTCCCGGTAGTACAGCTTGCGCAACGGTCCCGTATCCCCTTTGTCCAACAAGGTCTCGTTCTCGCTCTCCTGGGTCTTGAAGTGCAGGAACATCCCCTTGGCCGTCGCGTGGGCGAAGACCACTTCCCACTGGTCCATTCGCGAGACGTCGATCCGGTCGAGTTCGTCCGGACTCCTGTAAGGGAAGACATTCGCGTCGTCCCCTCCGATATTCATCGTAAGAAAGGAGATCGAGTTCAGCCCCTTGCCAGCAAGGTAGTTGACCGCACCGATCAGCCCCTTGCCCTTCCCCCCGCTCCAGACCGGATCACCTTGACGCCAATCCCGAACGTGGGGCTGCCACGTCTTGATCAACTTGTCCTTGATTCCGTCGGAGGCGAAATCGCCATCGAAATCGGCGTAAGCGAGGAGGTTCTCCGGGGCATCCACGCCGGTTTTCAGGAAGACCCTTCCGTCACCCAAGGTCCGGGGATAACGGTCACCGACGTAGGCGAGACGTCCAAGCGCCCGCATGTCGGGTGAATGCTTGTCGCTCGCTCCGATCGTCAAACTGCCGGTGTCGCCGTCGAAGTGTCCGCCCGGCATTCCGGCATCCGGCCCTGCTTCGACCGCGACTCCCGGCCCTTTTCTAAGCGATGCTTTCCAAGTCCACTCGCCGGTGAACGGCGGTGAAAAGTGAACCCGCCACCGATTGCCCGCCTCCGCGGATGTATTGGCGCTGTCGCCATCCGCGGCGAAGTAGCCGGGGACCCGCATCTCGGTGTTTCCATTCTTGAAGCGAACCTCGAAGCGATAGTCGGCAAACGGATTGGGTGTCGCGGTCTCGGCCGACTGCGGCCCCTCGAAGGTGAGGGTCACCTTGTGCCACTGCTTGAGTTCTCCGGCGATCTCCGGCGGTGTGGCGTGTGCGGAAACTCCTGCAACGAGCAGTGCCAGCATACCGGTCCTCTTCCGGCGGGATTGGGATTTCATGGAGCGAGATGGATCGGTCGGGTGGAGTTTGATCACTTGAAGGTCGAAACCTTCCCGGGCCGGTAGCCCGCCTTGGTGGCATCGCCCGGAATCGCTTCGAGGAAGAAAGCATCCCGATCCCGGTGGTAGGCCTTGTAAGGCATCAGACGGCACGGGACGTTCCCTTCATTCCATCCCATCCAATCCGTCTTGAGACGGTCCGCCTGCTCCGTTTCCTCCCGGGCGAGGTTCCGGCTTTCGGAAACATCCTCGGGAAGCCGGTAGAGTTCGGCCTTTCCTTTGCCTTGCGATAGCAGCTTGTCGCCTTTCGAAGAGAGCACCGCCCAGCGTGGACCGTTTTTCCAGAACAGCATGTCATGCGGAGGCGAATCGGTCTCGCCGGTCAGGTGCGGAACCAGGTCGACGCCTTCGAGTCCTGACCCGACACCCCTGCCCGTGCCCGCGCAGGCCAGAGCGGTCTTCGCGATGTCGAGGGCGATCACCGGATGTTCGAAGGATGATCCCGCAGGAATCCTCGCCGGCCAACTGGCGATGAACGGCACGTGGATGCCTCCGTCGTAGACGTCACCCTTGCCACCCCGGAACGGCTTGTTCGATGATCCGTTCCCCTTCGATGGCGAGTCGGGACCTGCCTGAGGACCACCGTTGTCGCTCAGGAAGAAGATGAGCGTGTTATCGCGGTGGCCGGCATCCTCGAGGGCCGAAACCACCTTCCCGATCCCGGCATCCATCACATCCACCATCGCGGCATAGATGCGCCGGTTCCGGTCTTCGATGTGTGCATACTTCCCGATCGCCTCCTTCGGCGCCTGCAGAGGCGCGTGGGGTGCGTTGTAGGCCAGATAGAGGAAGAAAGGCCGGTCGCCGGAGTCCCTGACGAACCCTGCCGCGTCTTCGCTCAGCGCAGTGGTCAGGTAGCCATCGAAGGCGGCTGGCATTCCGTTGCGCTCGAGCGCCTGGAGATAGCCCTCGGCCACCGGTTTCCGGAGATCGATGCTGATGTAGTCATGTCCACCGCCGAGAAATCCGTAGAAGTAGTCGAATCCGCGGTGGTTCGGATGAAACGCGGGTGCCGAGCCCAGATGCCACTTCCCGATCACGCCGGTGCGGTAGCCGGCATCCTGAAGGTGCTTGGGGAAAAGCACCTCGGCAGGGTCGATTCCCATGTAGGGGTTGGACGCATCGTAGGCCGGGTTCGTCTCGAAGCCGAAGCGATGCTGGTAGCGGCCCGACAGCAGCCCGGCCCGACTCGGTCCGCAAAATGGATGGGTGACGTAACCCTGGCGGAACACCACACCCGATGCAGCAAGCGCATCGAGATGCGGAGTCTTGATGTCGGTGGCCCCGGTGAAACCGGCATCCGCATAGCCCATGTCGTCGGCCATGATGACGATGATGTTCGGTCGGTCGTCCTTCGCGAGCACCGGAAGGGTAGCGCTACAGAGGAACAGAGCGAGGCAGAGGATGGGTTTCATGGGTATCTTGATCGGACGGACTCTACCGCTTTCGCTTCTCGGCCGCCTTCTTCAGCTCGGCTTCGCGAAGCTTGAGAAATTCGTGCGAGATCTCGACGGCCTCGGCCCGGTTGGCCTCGCTGTCGCCCCAGAACTCCCGCAGCACAGCCTCCGTTTCAGGGTAATGCGAGCCATCGTCTCCCACCCTTTTCCGAAGGGCCGCCAGCCTTGTCTTCAACTCGCTGGCAACCGCGGCGTAGGCAGGATCGCCATAGCGGTTCACCGTTTCCTCCGGATCCTTGGCCAGATCATAAAGCTCCCATCCCGGTGGCGTCCGATAGCCACCCTTGTAGTCGGCCCCGTAGTAGAAGATCAGCTTGTGGGTCTTGGTCCGGATTCCGACCTGGCCGGGATTGTCGTGGTGGGCCATGTGCATCCAGTACCGGTAGTACGCCTCCTGCTTCCAACCGGCCGGTTCCTCGCCCGTTTCACAGATTTCTTTGAACGACTTTCCCTGCATCGACCCGGGCGTTCCGATCCCTGCGAACGCAAGCATGGTTGGTCCGAAATCCACATTCTCCACGATCGCGTCGCTGACCGTCCCCGCCCTGATTGACTTGGGATATCGGACCAGGAACGGCATTCGCTGGGTCTCGTCAAACATCCACCGTTTGTCCTGGTAGTCATGCTCTCCAAGCATGAATCCCTGGTCGCCGGTATAGAGAATCACCGTATTGTCCATCTGTCCGCTCTCCTCGAGATAGGCGAAGAGTCGAGCAAGATTGTCGTCGATACCCCGGACGCATCGCAGGTATTTCCGGAGGTAGGCGTTGTAGGCCAGACGCTTGTTCTCCCGCTCGCTGTGATCGGCAGGATCGTAGTTCTCCGGGAACTCGTCCGGATACAATCGGGAAAGGTCGAGGACGTAGTTTCGTCGGGGGTTGCGCAGGCCGATCGAAGTGCCGATGTGCGGGATGAGCTCATCATCGGCACCCCGGGTCGCGATCGACCCGAATCCCTCGGGATGCGAATCCCATAGCGTATCCGGAGCGGGAATGTCCGTGTCGGAGAGATAGCTCTTATACCGAGGGGCGTTCTCGAAATAGTCGTGCGGCGCCTTGTAGTGGTGCATCAGGAAGAAGGGCCGATCCTTGTGCTTCCTGCTCTTCAGCCACGCCAGCGTGCGGTCGGTGATGATGTCGGTCGAGTGGCCTTCGGCGGACTCGACATTGCCAGGCCATGGCTTCTCACCCCGCACCCGGAACTCGGGATTGAAGTAGCTGCCCTGTCCCGGGAGCACGCAGTAGTAGTCAAAGGCAGCCGGCTCGGCCTTCAGGTGCCACTTGCCGATCATGGCGGTCTCGTAGCCGGCCTTCCCCATTTCGATCGCGAGCGTTTGCCTCGACGGCTCGATCCGCCCACCCAGATCGAACACGCCATTCGTGTGGTTGTACTGCCCGGTAATGATGCAGGCTCTCGATGGCGTGCAGATGGCGTTGGTGCAGCAGGCGTTTTCAAACATGATCCCCTCCTTCGCCAACCGGTCAATCGTCGGAGTCGGCGCGATTTCCGCCAACCGGGATCCATATGCGCTGATCGCCTGCCGGGTGTGGTCGTCCGACATGATGAACAGGACGTTCGGACGTTCGTCCGCAAACGCGGGCACCAGCAACAGAATCAGGAGTCGTGGGATACGGGTCATGAAAGTCGGACGGGGAATGTGTGGACGAGGGTGCTCCATGCAGAAATCCCCCGGAGGTTGCCCATTCAGGCGAGGAGCCCCTTCACCAGCTTGCCATGCACATCGGTCAGTCGGAAATGCCGCCCTTGGTATTTGAAGGTCAGGCGTTCGTGATCGATCCCCAGCAGATGGAGAATGGTCGCGTGCAGGTCATGCACGTGCACTCCATCCTTCACGATATTGTAGCTGTAGTCATCGGTCTCGCCATGGGTAAGGCCGCCTTTTACTCCACCGCCCGCCATCCACATCGTGAAGCAGCGCGGGTGATGGTCGCGACCGAATCCGTTCGGAGTCAGTTTGCCCTGGCAGTAGTTGGTCCGCCCGAACTCCCCACCCCAGATGACGAGCGTATCTTCCAGCATCCCCCGGGACTTGAGGTCCTTGATCAGAGCGGCCGACGGCTGGTCGGTAAGCCGGCACTGGTTCCGGATCGCACCGGGCAGAGAGGCATGGGCGTCCCAATCCTTGTGATAGAGCTGGATGAAGCGGACGCCACGTTCGGCAAGACGCCGGGCGAGCAGGCAGTTGTGGGCATACGTTCCGGGTGTCGTCACATCGTCGCCATACATCTCGAGAGTCGCCTTCGACTCGGTATGAATGTCGGTCACCTCCGGAACCGAAGCCTGCATCCGGAACGCCATCTCGTATTGGGCGATCTGGGTCTCCAGATACGGATCCGCCGTCTTCTCGAGCTGGAGCTGGTGGAGGCGGTTAATGTGCTCGATCACCGCCCGGCGGTTGGCCCGGCTTACCCCTTCGGGACTGTTGAGATAGAGCACCGCGTCCTTGTTCGGCGCGAACCGGACTCCGTCATGTTTCCCGGGCAGGAATCCGCTGCCCCAATAGCGGGACGTCAGCGGCTGGCCGCCAGCGCCATGCGTCGTCAGGACCACGAAATCCGGCAGATTGCTGTTCATCGTGCCCAGACCATAAGAAAGCCACGAACCGATCGACGGTCTTCCGGGAAACTGGGATCCCGTCTGCATCATTGTCACCCCGGGACCATGGTTGATGGCCTCGGTGTACATCGACTTGATGAAGCAGAGGTCGTCGACCACCCCTGCCGTGTGCGGCAGCAGTTCCGAAACCGTGGCTCCGCTGTCACCGTGTCGTGCGAACTTGAAGGGCGATCCGACCAACGGGAAACTCGCCTGATTCGTCGACATCCCGGTCAGCCGCTGTCCCATACGGACCGATGCCGGAAGCTCCTGACCGTGCTCCTTCTCAAGCCGCGGCTTGTGATCGAAGAGGTCCATCTGCGACGGCCCGCCTGACTGGAACAGATAGATGACCCGCTTCACCTTCGCAGGAAAGTGCAGTCCCTCGAGAGCGCCACCATCGAGACCCGCCGCCTCGGCGCGGCCCATCATGTGGGCCAATGCGATCCCGCCGAGGCCGACTCCGGTGGAGTTCAGGAAGTCCCGTCTGCTCAATCCGACAGGGCTGGCGTGTCCGGTGCAAAGGGGTGTCTTCATCGTTCGATCAGGGACTCGTCGAGGTTCATGATGGCGTTGACGACCAAGGTGGCCGCCGCCAAGCGGGGAAGCGGAATGTTCTCCTCCCGGGGTGCTGCGCCGACCTGCAGCAGCTTCAGCGCGGCGTCGGAATCGGAGGCATAGCTCTCCAGTTGGAGCTTGAAGAGATCGAGCAGGACCTTGCCCTCTTCCTCGGTGGGGGGACGACTCGTCAAGCGCCTGAAAGCCTCGGCAACGAGCCCTCGCCCATCTTCTCCGTGGCGTTTGCAAAGATCGGCCGCGAGGACGCGCGAAGCTTCGAGAAACTGGGGATCATTCAGCAGGATGAGGGATTGGAGAGGTGACGTAGTGACCTCCCGCTTGACCGTGCAGACGTCCCGCTTGGGTGCGCCGAAGGTGGTCAGCACTGGGGCCGCGGCATTGCGTTTCCACCAGGTATAGACGCTCCGGCGGTAGAGCCCGTCGCCCTTGTCCGGCTTCACCGGCTTGAAGGACACCTCGACCTGATAGGGCTTGGCCGTCGGTCCGCCCCACTTGTCCACGAGGAGCCCGCTGACCGCGAGAGCATTGTCGCGGATCATCTCCGCCGCAAGACGGGTCGTGTGGCTCCGGGCAAGATAGAGATTCTCGGGATCCTTGTGTCGCATCTCCGGAGTTGCCTCGGTGCTCTGGCGATAGGTGGCGGAGAGCACCATCATCCGCAGCAACCGCTTCACGTTCCATCCGTGGTCCATGAAGTCCCGGCTCAGCCAGTCCAGCAGCTCTGGATGGGTCGGAGGCGTCCCTTGCACTCCGAAATCCTCCGAAGTTGCCACCAGGCCCCGGCCGAAAACGAGCTGCCAGTAGCGGTTGACCGTAACCCGACTCGTCAGCGGGTTGCCCGGGTCGGTCAGCCAACCGGCGAAACCCAGACGGTTCTTCGGCAGATCCGGGGCCATCGGCGGAAGAAATCCGGGAGTATCGGGGCTGACTTCCTCTCCGTGACTGTCGTAAGCGCCGCGTTCGAGGATATAGGCCTTCCGTGGCGTTTCCATTTCCCGCATTACCGAGATCGCAGGAATGGAGTCCATCACCTTGTTCCACCCTGCCCGCTCCTCTTGAAGCGCCTGTCGGGCCGTCCGGCTCGACGGATGAACGGCGAGCAGGAAATGCTCCCTTAGGCGGCTCCGCTCCCCTTCATCGAGTTCGTCCGGTGCCTTGGCGAGCAGCTCCGACAGAGTCCCCACGACGCAGGCTTCGGCGATCTCCAGCGAACTGGCTTCCCGACTCCAGAAGCGGAAGCCGTCGACCAGGCCGTTCCGCAAGCCGGAGTCCCTGAAGCGTTCCCCGAGAACCAAACCCAGCTTGTCGCCGTTCCCGACCCGGGTGAACTGGTTGATGCTCCGCGTCAGGCCGTCCCGAACGACCACGGTCTCGGCCTCGCTGCCATTGACGAAAATCCTGAGACCGGAAGCCTTACTGGATCCATCGTAGGTCACGCCGAGATGGACCCACTTGCCCGCCTCCACCGGCTCGCGCGTCTGCACCCTCACGGCGTCACCCGGCCAGAAGTGGGCAAGCGAAGCCGTCGGCTTGCCATCGCTCAGAAGGAACTCATAGCCCATGCACGCCGAGTCGTCGGCACCCTTGCCACGGCTCAGGATATTGGCTCGCGGCGCAATCTCCGACGGCTTGATCCAGACCGCGGCCGACCACGGCTGATCCCGGTCGTAGGCTCCGACATCATGCACCTCAACCGAATCGTCACCGGTAACCAAGATCGCGCGACCGCTCCGTCCATTCTCGACAATCCGGTTGAGCAGCTTCGTCGTTCCGGAATGCTCGGGATTGGCGTCGTTCACAAGCCGTCCTTGCCTTCCGTCGATCTTTTCTACGGACTCGAAGTCGAGTGCGACCTCAAGGCCTCCGGACTCGCCGCCTCTCTCCGGATCCGACAGCCATGCGACGAAGTCCGCCTCGGCAGCCCCGGCGATCTGCCGCAACTCGCTTTCCGCAGCCTCGACCGCCGCCTTCCCGGCGGCGAGGGCCGCCTTGTCTTCCGGAGTTGCCAATGGCATCGCGGGCGTCGGAGCAGCCTCGCTGAAATAGGCGATCAGTCCGGACTCATCGACATTCGCGAAGAACGATCCGAGCGAATAGAAATCCCGCATCGTCAACGGGTCATACTTGTGATCGTGACACCGCGTGCAATTCATCGTGAGCCCGAGGAATGCGGTGCCCACGGTTTCGACCCGATCCGCGACATACTCGCAGCGGTATTCCTCAAGAACGCTTCCCCCTTCCATGCAATGCCCGTGCAGCCGACTGAAGGTGGTCGCGAGGCGTTGTTGGTCAGTCGCCCCGGGAATCAGATCGCCGGCAACCTGCTCGGTGATGAAGCGACCGTATGGCATGTTGTCGCGGAAAGCCCGGAGCACCCAGTCCCGCCACGGCCAGACGCGCCGCTCATGATCCCTCTGGTAGCCGTAGGAGTCCGAATACCGCGCCACGTCCAACCACTCGGCCGTCATCCTCTCGGCATAGGCATCCGTCGCCAGAAGCCTGTCGGCAACCTTCTCGTAAGCATCCTCCGAAGTGTCGGACTCGAAGGCGTCGATCTCCTCCAGTGTCGGAGGCAGCCCCGTAAGATCGAAGCTCACCCGGCGCAACCACTTCGCCCGGGGTGACTCCGGTGCGGGCTTCATCCCACTGTCCGAATGGCCGCGCGCGACGAACCGGTCGATCTCGTTGAGCGCCCAACCGCCTCCGGCCGAGGGCACCTGGACGGTCTCGGGCACGGGCACGAATGACCAGTGCTTCTCGTACTTCGCACCCTGCAGAATCCAACGGTCGATCAGATCCTTCTCGGCGTCACTCAACGTCAGGTTCGAGTCGGGAGGCGGCATCATCTCATCCTCATCTTCCGATCGGATCAGATGGTGCAGCTCGCTCTTTTGGAGATTTCCCGGAACGATTCCGAAATACCCGCCGAGGTCCTCATGGGCATGCTCTTCGGTATCCAGCCTGAAGTCGGACTTCTGGTTCTTCGCATCCGGCCCGTGACACTTGAAGCAGCGATCCGACAGGAGCGGCTTGATCACGTTTTGGAAGGATACACGCTCCTCCGCAAAAACCGCGCCTGCAAGCAGGACGGATCCGAGGACGATGGAGGATCTCAGGTTCATCTGGAAAAGATACGCTGGCTCTCGTCTCACCTTTTGGACAACTGGAGATACAATTTGTGTATATTTTGACGGTCTTCGAGCCAGACGCGGATCAGCGGAAGCGCCGGCGATACTGGGCTGGTGTGATTCCGAAGCTCCGACGAAACTTCCGTGTAAGATGACTCTGGTCGTAGAAGCCGCACTCGATGGCGATCTGGGTGATCGCCTTCTTCGTGGCCACCAATGCCCTGCGCACGTGTTGCAGCCGGACCGTCAGCAGGAACTCGGTCGGCGACATGTGCAGGATGGCACGGAATCGCACGTTGAACTGGGTGGACGACAGCCCGACCTTGGCCGCCATCGAAGACATGTTTACCGGCTCTCGGAAGTGTTCCTCGATGTGCCGGATGACCGGCACCATCTCTTGGAAGTGGCTGAGCTCGGCCTCGGGCGTATCGATTCGGTACATGACGCCGGCAATACCCTCGATCCGGTCGTCGTCTCCGATGAGCGGGATCTTGGTCGAGACGTACCATCGTGCGGGCCCCTTCACCTGGGGCACCAGCCAAACCTCACTCGGGGTCCGCTGCCGGGTCTCCATCGCCCGCCGGTCCTCGGCATGATAGGCCTCGGCGAGCGCAGGTGGCTGGAAGTCGTGGTCCGTCTTTCCGACCAGATCCCCCATCTCCTTCAGTCCGAAGACCTCACGCAACACCGACTCACTGACTCCGATATAGCGGTGATCCCGGTCCTTGGCATAGAAGTAGGCGTTCGGCAGGAAGTCGAACAACTCGAACACCCTCGCCGCCATCGGATACCTGCAGGCGAAGTCGGTTTCTGCGATCGAGGCGTTCATTGAAAATCGGCAAAGGACGAGGGTCCCTGATGCGGCTACACGGTTCCGAATCGAAACACGGTGCGGGATCGAAAGGCGTCGCCCGGCCGCAGCACGCTGTCCGGAGCATCCGCAAGGTTCGGGCCGTTCGGGTAGCGGGATGTTTCACAGCAGAAGCCCCGGAACTGACCGTATCGCATGCCTTCATTCCGGCGCAGCTCATCGGAGGTATAGAAACCGGTGTAGAAAAGCATCCCGGGCTCGGACGTCAGGACCTCCATCCGCCTTGCGCTCGAGGCATCGACGAACTCGGCGACCTTGCCGAACTCGCCCGCCTTCTTCCGAAAGACATAGTAATGCTCGAACCCCTTCGATTCCTCTGCGAACACCTCGCCAATCGGCTTCGGACGGCTGTAGTCCCAGACACTGCCCGAAACCTCGAACTCGTCACCGACGGGAACGTTCGACCCATCGGGGACAAGGAAACGGTCGGCATCGATCATCGCCTCGTGATCAAGGATCCGGTCGGCGAAGCCGTTCAGATTGAAGTAGGCGTGATGGGTCATCGAAAGCGGCGTCGCACGGTCGGTGACCGCACCATACTCGATCGAGAGTTCGTTCTCCTCGGTCACGGTGAACGTCACCGACATCTCCAGGTTGCCCGGGTAGCCGTTGTCGCCGTCCGGGCTCGTGATGGTCAGACGCAAACCGACCTTTCCCGGTTCCTCGAAGGTTTCGGCTTCCCACACGCGCTTGTCGATCGAGTCGATCCCGCCGTGAAGGTGGTTCTCCCCATCGTTGGCCGGGACCTCATGACGAACGCCGTCAACCCCGAATGCGGCATCCTTGATGCGACCGGCATAGCGGCCGACGACGCAACCGAAGTAGGGTGAGTTGGAGCGATACGCCTCGCTGAAGTACTCCCCGAGCGAATCGAAGCCGCAAGTGATCTCGCCCGGTCGCCCGTCGCGGTCCGCCACCCGCAGCGAGGTCAGGATACCGCCATAGTTCGTGATCCGGGCGACAAGTCCGTTTCCACTTGAAAGGGTGAAGAGATCCACCTCGCGCCCGCCTACCTCGCCGAACGGCTGCCGTTCAACTTTCATGGCGCTTCCTCCGCTACGACCACGGGCTCGCCACCTTCGGGGGCTCCGGCGGCCATCTTGTTGCCATACGAGATGATCAGGATACCGATCACCATGCAGCCCAGTCCGGCGTAGAGAAAACGTCTCGCCCGCCCCGATGCCTTGGCCCACTCA is part of the Haloferula helveola genome and encodes:
- a CDS encoding ThuA domain-containing protein, with amino-acid sequence MTLPAISKLIFLAAAALIVPLPAAEEFYTRESIPLPGDSVPEVGSIALLPDQRLAISTRRGEIWIAEGAFADDLSKVRWTRFAYGLESSFGMFWKDGWLYVTQRTDLSRLQDRDGDGEADRFEVISQDWGFDGDYHQFAFGSNPDHDGNVWVALCELGGKSKWRGWAVMVKPDGTTLPMASGLRSPGGLGFNAKGDAFCTDNQGTWNGSSSLRHLKPGSFQGMPSSLHHYDRIPGLDAPPTPVNESRITDELKRSPTLVPPAVILPHGRMGASPTAIVLDDSGGKFGPFADSLFIGEQSHSQIQRVFTEQVDGVYQGAAWHFLKDFQCGIVPGKMAADGTMFVGGTNRGWGSRGTRGFSLERIRWTGRTPFEATRMKALHNGFELKFTEALDPETATDLSSYKMESWTYIYQSSYGSPEVDKTVPEVVRAIVSDHGKTLTLEVRGLVQGHVHLLDCAGLRSAEGRSLWHPAAYYTLNRIPEPPAPSVMSPPRPPNNWPKLPWPEKRELLTGIFAPTPADKQRIEEAVPRKATVTTDEPAEALLFWRCQYPHVSIATGNHALERMADSTGAYRVTLSDDPADFTPENLSKFDVVIFNNTTSYDVTLGEQGRAALLDYLKRGGGVVGIHAASDSCREWKEGIGVMGGVFKCHPWSPKGTWAFKLDEPGHPINSAFGGLGFRHRDEIYYYQPGSFSESRSSTLVSLDMREPENSTSPDLYPNVRQFATTDGHHPVSWIHQLGKGRIFYTNFGHNASTFWDGRILKHLLDGIQFAAGDLAAESAPSGEAANATPHR
- a CDS encoding DUF5060 domain-containing protein; this translates as MKSQSRRKRTGMLALLVAGVSAHATPPEIAGELKQWHKVTLTFEGPQSAETATPNPFADYRFEVRFKNGNTEMRVPGYFAADGDSANTSAEAGNRWRVHFSPPFTGEWTWKASLRKGPGVAVEAGPDAGMPGGHFDGDTGSLTIGASDKHSPDMRALGRLAYVGDRYPRTLGDGRVFLKTGVDAPENLLAYADFDGDFASDGIKDKLIKTWQPHVRDWRQGDPVWSGGKGKGLIGAVNYLAGKGLNSISFLTMNIGGDDANVFPYRSPDELDRIDVSRMDQWEVVFAHATAKGMFLHFKTQESENETLLDKGDTGPLRKLYYRELVARFSHHPALNWNMGEENGKWKNPAHRKLAQTTGQRLEMGRFIQRIDPYDHPIVIHNGQWFDDVYGDNSPYCGASLQTSKPDFSQVHKATLNILRSSARKGKQWMVACDEPGDAEHSLLPDAEDPDHDNARQGALWGNLLAGGWGVEWYFGYKHPHSDLTCQDFRSRDRMWDQCRHARDFFRMIDVPLTEMTNEDGLLAGADGYCLAKRGEVYLILLRDGSSEPSLDLTDSDDRLDVRWFDPRHGGGLKKGSVESVSGPGAQLLGKPPGSAEKDWVVIVRHNIDP
- a CDS encoding sulfatase-like hydrolase/transferase, whose amino-acid sequence is MKPILCLALFLCSATLPVLAKDDRPNIIVIMADDMGYADAGFTGATDIKTPHLDALAASGVVFRQGYVTHPFCGPSRAGLLSGRYQHRFGFETNPAYDASNPYMGIDPAEVLFPKHLQDAGYRTGVIGKWHLGSAPAFHPNHRGFDYFYGFLGGGHDYISIDLRKPVAEGYLQALERNGMPAAFDGYLTTALSEDAAGFVRDSGDRPFFLYLAYNAPHAPLQAPKEAIGKYAHIEDRNRRIYAAMVDVMDAGIGKVVSALEDAGHRDNTLIFFLSDNGGPQAGPDSPSKGNGSSNKPFRGGKGDVYDGGIHVPFIASWPARIPAGSSFEHPVIALDIAKTALACAGTGRGVGSGLEGVDLVPHLTGETDSPPHDMLFWKNGPRWAVLSSKGDKLLSQGKGKAELYRLPEDVSESRNLAREETEQADRLKTDWMGWNEGNVPCRLMPYKAYHRDRDAFFLEAIPGDATKAGYRPGKVSTFK